One Coccinella septempunctata chromosome 8, icCocSept1.1, whole genome shotgun sequence genomic window carries:
- the LOC123319236 gene encoding uncharacterized protein LOC123319236 has product MASAASASAKSRRISTASRSEESVATVLGTPVKFTESDEEDPRKIVDVCTQNLTKKHKVIIKPTAECTGIKCAEDTKKLLMSKKPQDFNVRVDRITILVESTCPSVLKLADSALLKSLNLKASRVNKNWPRMQILDVPESKTAEELARDLDIKPLPESVPEDFVGKMFKYGRKQGNSTTSWIVELHPAARSHFAKVRRIFTAWRSHGIRDFLLVSRCFQCQRFGHISKYCKSTKQCGYCASTEHENRDCDVRDNPAKHKCANCVRGGAKEVNHHTAQDCCPIYKHRHG; this is encoded by the exons ATGGCCAGTGCTGCGAGTGCCAGTGCGAAAAGCAGGAGAATCTCTACGGCCTCGAGATCCGAGGAAAGTGTCGCGACCGTGCTGGGTACGCCAGTTAAATTTACTGAGAGTGACGAGGAAGATCCGCGAAAGATAGTGGACGTTTGCACCCAAAATCTGACG AAAAAGCACAAAGTAATTATAAAACCCACCGCCGAGTGTACCGGAATAAAATGTGCAGAGGACACTAAAAAATTGCTTATGTCCAAAAAACCGCAGGATTTTAATGTCCGCGTCGATCGAATCACCATCCTGGTGGAATCCACATGCCCCTCTGTTTTAAAACTGGCTGACTCCGCGTTACTAAAATCTTTAAATCTCAAGGCCAGTCGCGTCAATAAAAACTGGCCTCGAATGCAAATACTAGATGTTCCGGAATCCAAGACCGCGGAAGAACTCGCGAGAGACCTGGACATAAAACCACTTCCCGAATCAGTGCCCGAGGATTTTGTCGGGAAGATGTTTAAATATGGCCGGAAACAGGGGAACTCAACAACTTCCTGGATCGTGGAATTGCACCCAGCGGCGAGGAGTCACTTCGCAAAAGTAAGGAGAATCTTCACGGCCTGGAGATCACACGGCATTCGCGACTTCCTCCTAGTATCCCGCTGCTTCCAATGCCAACGGTTTGGGCACATATCAAAATACTGTAAATCCACCAAACAGTGTGGATACTGCGCCTCAACGGAACATGAGAACCGGGATTGTGATGTTCGCGATAATCCCGCTAAACATAAGTGCGCGAATTGTGTCCGTGGTGGCGCGAAAGAGGTGAATCATCACACTGCCCAGGATTGCTGCCCGATCTACAAACATAGGCACGGTTAA